TTTTCAATTCGTTAGTGGTTTGATTTAGAGTAAACCCTAATCAAATTCACCTCTCTACCATTATTATTAGTTTATTACTACTGAATAGAAACCATTCTATTGTTCACGAATCCGACAAATTACACATTCATAGAGAAACAAACTAACAAACTAGCAAATACTACaagtaaaaaaataaattgtGTTGGAAAAGACACTTACGCGAGTAGCAGGGAGATTATGCAACTCTCCAAGAGAAATCTCATAACTTCTCAACTGAAAAATCACAAAACAACAAACGGAAAAAGCCCATTACTTCAAATAACATACAAAAGAGGAATTGGTGTGAAAAGAAAATGGTTAGGGTATTTACCTGTTTGAGAACCGTGTTTTGGTAAAGTTCATAATAATAATCGCCTTCAGGAGTTTGAGCAGTTTGAAGAAAAGGATTGATTTGGGTATTGTATGAACTGTCCTGGTTGAAATCATCATTGTAATAGGAGGATGAAGAAGTAGAGCGTCGAGCAGAGGAATGGGATGGCCGAGTAACTACAGCCGCAGCAGCAGCGGCAGCAGACATGATATTTCTATAAGCAAATCTAAGTTTTTACGAGAaggagaagggagaagaagaggaaaagatttcagatttgattttgattgttgaatagattgaaaaGTTAGACAAGATATATAGACAGAGTGTTGAGGTAGGTCACAGTTAAGGTATACAATAAGAGGGAAGAAGAAAGCTGTGAGAAAGTGTGAAAGAAAGTTGTAAATCGAATTTATGTCTTTTAGAAGGGTACAATCGTCCTTTTGATGATATTTCGGAAAATTTTATTTCATCCAGGTGATAACGTTTTTGCATATTATCAGGGTTCAAATAATCAGATCCATGTATATCTGTTGACTCAGATCCATGTATATCTGTTGACTCGCTTATCAAATTTCATAGTTTACTAACAACTTCTTCGGCTATGTCGTGGTTATCTGTCCAGGCTGTTTTTGCTTGCAAAAATGATATTCTTAGCGGACtgtgtcttttcttttctttctttcttttttgaataAAGTCTCGGTCGTAACATCGATTACCAATTTACTTGACCAAGAAGAGTGATGGCCACGGCACATCGATATTTATTCCACACTAGCCGTTGCGTCCGTGCGTTGCACGGGCCTAAATAATCTATCCAAGTAAATATGGTGCTAGTGGATTTTTTAGGGATTCAAATTTGAAGCACGAAGACAAAACAATAAGTATGGTGCTAGTGGATTTTTTAGGGAttcaaaatttgaagaaaacaatAGGCAATGAAAATATTCGATCACTAAAAATGTAGAAGTAGTCAATAAAATTAAATTATGTTAGGGAACATTGTCCAACTCTTCACTGCCATTTTTCTATGAtactaattttctgttttctagttCACCACATTGTCAACCACCCCCACTTTCATCTACATGCTCATTACGAATAACTGTCAAGGATATCCATGACGACCGCATGAAAACAGCAGAAAGGATCACCTTTCATtttcaaataaagaaagaaacaattATCTATATAGAATTCATTACTGTTCATTACGCAAGTTGTGTTTGTGATTCACATTTGCAAACAAAGCGTTGAATTCTCACTGCAGAAATTATGTTTTAGAAAATCAAATCAGAATTCCATACAATCAAATTATTACAACTCTTTAGTAGTTTCAAATTTCGCAGTTAAAATGCAtattaacaacaaaaaaaacgAAATTTTTTACATGATTATCGCTTAAACCTGCTTCATATGTTTTccctaaaacaaatcaaaattgtTCTTGAGGTACCGCATGGGTTCTTTGATGCCCTGCTATTGATCTAAAGCATCTAATACAACATTCACattaggaaaaagaaaaaaatcattagCAAGAACAATAAGAAGATATCTTTTACATGAATGGATACCACATCACAACAACTTTTAGCCCGTGTTAAACCCATAATAtgctgtagattttttttttattgcaactaaaaaaatATTTGTGTTCCAAGCAATCACGAAACCCAACCATCGATTATGTAACATTAAAGTAAAAGAACATACTAAAATTAACATACGGGGATACCAAGACCAGAGATCCACCAATAATTACAACATGTTCGAGTTTCAAATACTTAAAACCAGAAGTATAATTTATGTATTAAGACTTGCGAGATACCTATCCGAAACTTGGAAGATACTTAGACTTTCCTACCATCTGAGAGCAAAGAAGATGCCAAACTAGCAATTAGTAACCTAAACGCTAAAGCTACTTTGTAGGCTATCACTAAAGGTGTTTGGATTTAAGAGAAAAATCTAAGATATATTAATTAGTCGAATTGGCATATGTTaaaaatttaggaaaaataaaCTTACTGTTATATGAGTAGCATCTCCTTCCTTCACTACATGAGCTGCAACCTTTCGTATATGATATACTTGTGTTCGATGCAAGGAACTCTGCTAGAAGGCTCCCGTGCTGTGACACATAAAACCTTGTTTGCATTTTTCTTCATATGCAGAATCTGCCAGAATCCCAAATAGTAAATCAGGGAGTCAATCCCATTAAGGCACATGGTGTACCTGCACAGACATCACCAAGCAAAGGAACAACAATCAAGTTCAAAAAAAGCCGGCGCATTGAAACTGAAACATAACTATCCATGTCAAGATGCAGTTTCTTGGTTTACCACTGCGCCAACTACACTCACCGAATATTGAGCATGCTTACAAAAGATGCTTCTTTGTAATtcattccttgcggaatataacGTTTCAACCCATACATGACATACCATTGTGATACTTTtgaaatttttatatttttgttgttCATGTTTTAGATTTTGAAATCAGCTAATCTATACGTCTATCTCGACGTGCTTGATCCTATTAACAATAGCACTGCAACAAAAACAGAAACATAACGGTTGTTGACCATTTAAATGACTGATCATACAAATTATTGCTTTTAATTTATAGGTCTATGGGAATGTAAATGTATACAACAACAGTAGcatttatattttattgtttctGAAGTAGCATATACTTAAGCATATCTGTATAACAAGATAGCAATGTAAATAAGCAATGTGTACAATTCAAATTTGTTGGACTTAAATAACGCTTACCATAATCATCGTTGCCTCGGCCTCGCCCATCTCCTCGTTGCCCCCAGTTAGAGTATCCATCCTTTTCCACTTGAAGAAAATTATTTGAGAAAGCAATAACCCTATAATTCGATGATTTTGATTTGTAAGTTGTATAAAACCATGATAACACATATCATGATTGCTGTTGTATTGTATCTACCTTGTTCCGTGTTCATCACTTTCTGTTTATGTAATTTTACTTTCTAAGCTTGTGTAAGACTTTGAAACTGCTTACCACAATTTCCGTTGTCCCTGCTCACCTCCTTTACCACAATTTGGATCTGTTCGAAATTCCATACTTTCAGTTTCCAGAAATTCAAGTGCCCAAAAAATAATGCATGCCTATTAGGCTATTACATTCTATAGTTTTAATATGTAAACCATCTATGTGCGTCGcctaaaaatttgaaaatttaaaacaCAATGACATCCTGACATCTTTaaaaaaatcaataatcaaaaaccattaagagcccaaatttccatttaattagaaaccctaattcaagaGCAAAGTAACCCTAATTCGAGAAACAAACCCTTCTTCCCATTTGGGTTCATAGAATGATCCTAGCCTACAAAAATAAAACATAATGAGATCAATTAAAAATCAACAACCGtaaatcagaaaataaaatcattaacACCATAATAGCAGCCGGTAACGTTTCGTGATTAAGCTTCAGTTTTACATAAACTAATAACCGAAGAAAATAATCTGTTGTATTATTATTCTCCAATTTGAGCCCATGCACTTAAATTTGTGTCAACCATCCTGACACAATTCTTTACCTATAACATAAATATACACGATCAATTAAGATCAgaaaacaacaaccaaaaaaaagaaaaaggttaaGAGAACAGAATCACACAATCAAAGTGCGAAAACCCTTGTAAGTATACCAGCAAGAGTCTTTCTTTCCGAAAACACAAACTATATTGATTTTTCCCTGTTACTAGTAGTATTTTCGATGCTTTCAAATCTGCAAAATAACAGAGAGAATGGAGAAGAAGCAGCGAGGGGGAGAAAGAGCGACGAAGAGAGAGGAGGCTCCAGAGAAAATAAGGTTTGGAAAACGTCACATGTTGAGAAAAGGACGTGAAATCGGGGGTCGAAAATATGGAAGATCGGTGGTGTGAATAAACCGGAGGATTTCATTGGCTGAAATATACTCATGTGGGGCCAGAAGTTCTAAGAAGAGAGCtttgttcagcttttaaccacTACATAGAAAAATCACccgaaatcatattattaattaattaatttgatATATATTTTGTGGAAAATACAGTGAGactcatttttctgattttttccaCTGAGAAACCCACGTCCAGAAATTTTCAGACCCGCACtcatttttggagaatttttttttcacaCACCCATATTTTCCTAAATTATGCTTCGTTTATATTTCTCTTCGTTTCTTTCTTTTGAGTTTTCAATCATTCGATTCTCTGTTCGAGAAGCTGAGAGGTTGATTTCTTTTCGGATCAACTGAAATTCTCTATAAATTTCATTCTAATCGTGTTTCTTTTTCACCGGAAAGGAGCTTTGAGATTTTAGAGGTGATTTTAATGTTTGTTCtttgtttttctcttcttctaaTTCTAGATCTGGTTTCAAGTTGAAGCGATAGTTTTCCATGAAAAACTCAAGATTTGTGTATGTAGATGGTGTAATTTCAGtatcattttttattattatggATTGCCGGAGAGGTAGGTATGTTTTTTCCCTATTTTTCCCCCTATTTCTATGATTTTTGTTTGATTCAGATTGAATTGAaggaaggttttttttttttttggatattcaTCAATTTTGTGATATTACATTTTTTTCTGATTTGATTTGTCTGCTTTTAAAaattttctactgattttggatCTGTTTCTTTGGCTCCTGCCAAGAGAGCTGAACCTAAAAAGACGATAGCCTTGAATCCTAAGGTATCACCTCCTGTTGTTAACTTTAGATCAGCCGGTATAGGTATTACTACAAATGTTGGTGTCGATGATAAACCCAACACTAATGCTGCAAATGATAATGCAACTGGGAAACAACCAAATAGTAGTGGAGTCGAAGGAATTTCTTATGCAAATGGGGAAAGTGGTGCCACCGAAACAGACGTGGTTGGTGATAAATCCTACATTGGGGAGGAAGTTTTTACTGTTCCTCGGCAAGAACCAGCTCCTGCAAGTAGCGGTGGAGCTGAAACGAACTTGATGGTGGTCGAGGGAAGTAATGTCACATCTGGCAGTTCGACGAATGAGCTTGCTGTCGTCAATACTGCAGCTGGTGATAATGGTTCTACCAAGGAAATGATGGTTCCTACTATTTAGACAGTACAAGGTGCTAGTGGTAGCACTTTGAAGGCTAATTTATTATGAGATGAGATAATTTGATGCCTAATTTTTGGTGCTTTTGTACTGCGAATCTTAATCCAAAAGTTGTCTCTTGCACTTCAAAACAGATTACTTGTGAAGTATTTAGTGGAAACGTGGTCACTTATATGGGAGATATTGAAAtaggaaagaagatgatgatgatgttatgactgcataacctgTCAGGCAGTCGAGAAAATGTTTGTATAACATGTAATGCAACtacgaaaatggatgcataacctgttatgcatttatAAAAGTTAATGCATaaattgttatgcagtccagaaaaaggttgcataacacgtttatgcagcaacttttttgttactattgaaaccaacaaaataaagactgcataacttatcatgcacctacaataaatatgcataacctgttatgcagtcatgaaaatggatgcataatctgTTGTGCggtcatgaaaatggatgcataacctattatgcatccaGAAATATGGCTACGTAATGCATTATACATCAATTTCATTTAtatgcactaaaatcaaccaaaacaatggttacataacttgttatgcagttgagaaaatggttgcataattcattATGCGTCTATTTTTTCTGTTGGATTCAGGCATATACAATGTTTTAGTggctgcataaaccaaaataatagatgcatgaacaaaaatatagttgcataacgtgttatgcatcttttgtggtatatgcatattgtgttatgcatcttttttgtaGGTTGCATAAcgaatatgtagtcagttttcgaatttTCCccataaaatgatgatcacctccgactttttcgtgaaaaacaaaattttgatattgttgtttgtactcgttgtgtagctctcttaaaaatatttccaacgatataaaatttgtaaaattccaaggcgcagttttttagatatgttatatccaagttgcgttgtcaaTTGTACCCCTGAAATTTTAGGATGCATAATCGGTTATGCATACGGTTTTCAATATTTCacataattatgggtgtcacggtacctaaaattaattgtgggcctgacaatgagaatattattttttttggatctgCGACTAATTTTCTCATATATTTTTTATACTCCACATTTGATATATATTTATTCCACGTTGATATTTGACCAAGTCTTGGAGTATATTTTTCTTTCGAAGCATAACACTTGAGATGTGATCACGTAGTATATTTTTGGCTCATCTCGTAATTAACAATAAAAGAAATTGAaatcaataaattttgtatatgcATGCAAATTAACCAATTCATTAAAGATTTGTTGTTTTAGGTGATATGATTAAGCATTATATTCTCCCCCTTTAACCTCCCAATTTAACGAGAGTGAgccaaaatcaaaattttaaccATTTTTTAGGAGTTCACCAAACGGATTAGGTACTAAACGGTAAGATTTAAAGATTTCAGAATAATTAATAATTTTTATGGGGACTTAAATAAAAATGTGTCAAAAATTACTTAttgcgaaatacaatttttataaaaatgaagACGAATATTTTAAAACTTTTCAAGTTATATGTCAGATTTTTGTgaatttatatatttggaaaactCTGTGAATCTACACAACGAGAATATGCAATAATATTAACTTTTAATATATTTATATTTCTCCAAAAAATAAATACCATTTGTTgataattaattaatttatttcgattagcaaacaagaaaATATACTGATAAAAAAAAGAAGGGTATAAGAGGCTCATACCACCGTAAAAGATACAAAGAGAAAAGAGGGGAAAAAAAAACGAAAACGGTGACAACAAGCTATCAGACCATtaagaaagataaaaataaattcgCTGCCAGTTTTTCTTGACCTCACTCAACTCAACCTCCTTGGAACCTTTAATAACCTGGGATCAAGAGAACAAAAATAATGGCTTTACTTGAGACATGATTTGTATCGATGTTCTTGGCACTGTAAATCTATTGGTTTCTTTCGCGCCAAATACGCCACATAATCACAACAGAAGTAAAAACCCAAGTTGTGGTTTTAGCTTTATCAGTAAGGGATAAATGCCAAGTTAGAATAGCACTCGGGATATCATGGCATCGTGAAAAACCAGTT
The nucleotide sequence above comes from Papaver somniferum cultivar HN1 chromosome 8, ASM357369v1, whole genome shotgun sequence. Encoded proteins:
- the LOC113301745 gene encoding uncharacterized protein LOC113301745 isoform X2, which translates into the protein MSAAAAAAAVVTRPSHSSARRSTSSSSYYNDDFNQDSSYNTQINPFLQTAQTPEGDYYYELYQNTVLKQLRSYEISLGELHNLPATRTVYQRNGNLYYRTSTQKALANEQREHALAKANLEQHALARANLQPHQRPSGGNSH
- the LOC113301745 gene encoding uncharacterized protein LOC113301745 isoform X1, with the protein product MSAAAAAAAVVTRPSHSSARRSTSSSSYYNDDFNQDSSYNTQINPFLQTAQTPEGDYYYELYQNTVLKQLRSYEISLGELHNLPATRHQVKNWSQLQPRTTSSRKSIWCREFETCIKSFGSEKRKKDKEEIMELNFFCNLVVNLDWMKRNNRFLRQIKEYGSIHSIASHWK